The Triticum aestivum cultivar Chinese Spring chromosome 3A, IWGSC CS RefSeq v2.1, whole genome shotgun sequence genome includes a region encoding these proteins:
- the LOC123057539 gene encoding xyloglucan galactosyltransferase KATAMARI1 homolog — MKPFSWSIQTDLDAPAMANGEADGKQHSDRGVRRPSGLFFYLALLYTVWALVFCHHFSTSVQSGNAAAASPTVLQLKPSAFFRRDPCTGRYVYMHDLPPRFNSDLARGCRRISGSPDVCKDVTNDGFGPPLTGGSLPERGAYDTDQYMLGMIFHARMRRHECLTSDPAAAAAVYVPFYAGLDAAMHLDNADLAVRDALSRDLVDWLAQRPEWRAMGGRDHFLVSGRGTWDFLRRPDADGWGNALMTYPAIRNATFLTTEASPWHGHDFAVPFPSHFHPSSDADVAGWQDRMRRAQRGLLWCFAGGPRGGDMGTVRAQIIEQCGRSSRCSLLGKSAVTKPGHFASGHAMRLLEGAEFCMQPRGDGYTRKSTFDSILAGCIPVFFHPVSAYLQYTWHLPRDYRTYSVFIPHGDVGRNGSIEEVLSRIPSEKVARMREQVIRLIPTVMYRDPAAKGVTFKDAVDVALEHVIHRVAKRRRAAAEGREHVDSVDGGDSWKYDLLDDGEKKIGPHEFDQYVYMHLAADLVG, encoded by the coding sequence ATGAAGCCCTTTTCATGGAGCATCCAGACAGATCTCGACGCCCCGGCCATGGCCAACGGCGAGGCTGACGGCAAGCAGCACTCCGATAGAGGTGTCCGGCGGCCGTCCGGGCTGTTCTTCTACCTCGCGCTCCTCTACACCGTCTGGGCTCTGGTATTCTGCCACCACTTCTCCACCAGCGTCCAATCCGGCAATGCGGCGGCTGCGTCGCCCACCGTGCTCCAGCTTAAGCCATCGGCCTTCTTCCGCCGGGACCCGTGCACCGGCCGGTACGTGTACATGCACGACCTACCGCCCCGGTTCAACAGCGACCTCGCCCGCGGCTGCCGCCGGATCTCGGGCTCCCCCGACGTGTGCAAAGACGTGACGAACGACGGGTTCGGCCCGCCCCTCACGGGCGGGTCGCTGCCGGAGCGGGGCGCCTACGACACCGACCAGTACATGCTGGGCATGATCTTCCACGCCCGGATGCGGCGGCACGAGTGCCTCACGTCCGAccccgccgcggccgccgcggtGTACGTCCCTTTCTACGCCGGGCTCGACGCGGCGATGCACCTGGACAACGCAGACCTCGCGGTGCGTGACGCCCTGTCGCGGGACCTGGTCGACTGGCTGGCACAACGGCCCGAGTGGCGCGCCATGGGTGGGCGCGACCACTTCCTGGTCTCCGGACGGGGCACGTGGGACTTCCTCCGCCGCCCCGACGCTGACGGCTGGGGCAACGCGCTCATGACCTACCCGGCCATCCGCAACGCCACGTTCCTCACAACTGAGGCCAGTCCGTGGCACGGCCACGACTTCGCCGTGCCATTTCCGTCGCACTTCCACCCCTCGTCCGACGCCGACGTCGCCGGCTGGCAGGACCGCATGCGCCGTGCGCAGCGCGGCCTGCTCTGGTGCTTTGCCGGCGGGCCCCGTGGCGGCGATATGGGAACCGTGCGTGCCCAGATCATCGAGCAGTGTGGCCGGTCGAGCCGGTGCTCCCTGCTCGGCAAGTCGGCGGTGACGAAGCCGGGGCACTTCGCGTCGGGCCACGCCATGCGGCTACTCGAGGGCGCCGAGTTCTGCATGCAGCCGCGCGGGGACGGGTACACGCGCAAGTCCACCTTCGACTCCATCCTCGCCGGCTGCATCCCGGTTTTCTTCCACCCGGTGTCCGCCTACCTACAGTACACCTGGCACCTGCCCAGGGACTACCGGACCTACTCCGTCTTCATCCCTCACGGCGACGTCGGCCGGAACGGCAGCATCGAGGAGGTGCTGAGTAGGATACCGTCGGAGAAGGTGGCGCGGATGCGGGAGCAGGTCATCCGGCTCATACCCACCGTGATGTACCGGGACCCGGCGGCCAAGGGGGTCACGTTCAAAGACGCGGTCGACGTGGCTCTTGAGCATGTCATCCACCGGGTGGCGAAACGCCGGCGTGCTGCGGCCGAGGGACGGGAGCACGTCGATAGCGTGGACGGAGGTGATAGCTGGAAGTACGACCTGCTAGACGATGGGGAGAAGAAGATAGGTCCGCATGAGTTTGATCAATATGTGTACATGCACCTAGCCGCAGATTTAGTTGGGTAG
- the LOC123057538 gene encoding xyloglucan galactosyltransferase KATAMARI1 homolog has translation MPHSTSTAATPMKPFSRSLQRDLNAAVDDDDGKQHSADDGDGKQNTGRGLRRPSRLFYLALLYTVFWALVFYHHFSTSSQQSGSAEVAAPTVLQLKPSAFFSAYRFFRRDPCAGRYVYTYDLPPRFNADLVRQCNRVSISSHVCKDVSHDGFGPPITGGGEGGSLPERGAYDTDQFMLSIIFHARMRRYECLTADPAAAAVVYIPFYAGLDAAMHLDNKDLAARDALSRDLMDWLAQRPEWRAMGGRDHLLVSGRGTWDFLRSPDSTGWGNTLMTYDLAIRNATFLSTDASPRHGNDFAVPFPSHFHPSSDAEVTDWQDRMRRLDRAWLWCFAGWPRAHGVGMGPERAQIIEQCGKSSRCSLLGKLNNYVPMRLLESAKFCMQPRGDGYTRKSTFDSILAGCIPVFFHPVSAYLQYTWHLPRDYRTYSVFIPHGDVVGRNFSIEEVLRRIPSEKVAQMRERVIQLIPTVMYRHPAAKGLTFKDAFDVALDRVLHRVAKRRRAAAEGREYVDSVDGRDSWKYDRMLEDGQNKIGPHEFDQYLVMHATKD, from the coding sequence ATGCCGCATAGCACAAGCACGGCAGCAACACCGATGAAGCCCTTCTCGCGGAGCCTCCAGAGGGACCTGAACGCCGCAGTTGACGACGATGACGGCAAGCAGCACTCcgccgacgacggcgatggcaagcAGAACACCGGGAGAGGCCTCCGGCGGCCGTCCCGGCTGTTCTACCTCGCGCTCCTCTACACCGTCTTCTGGGCCCTGGTATtctaccaccacttctccaccaGCTCGCAACAATCGGGCAGCGCGGAGGTGGCAGCGCCCACCGTGCTCCAGCTCAAGCCGTCGGCGTTCTTCTCGGCGTATCGCTTCTTCCGCCGGGACCCGTGCGCCGGCCGGTACGTGTACACGTACGACCTGCCGCCGCGGTTCAACGCCGACCTCGTCCGCCAGTGCAACCGGGTCTCGATCTCCTCCCACGTGTGCAAGGACGTGTCCCACGACGGGTTCGGCCCGCCCAtcacgggcggcggcgagggcgggtCGCTGCCGGAGCGGGGCGCCTACGACACCGACCAGTTCATGCTGAGCATCATCTTCCACGCCCGGATGCGGCGGTACGAGTGCCTCacggccgaccccgccgccgccgccgtggtgtaCATCCCGTTCTACGCCGGCCTGGACGCGGCGATGCACCTGGACAACAAAGACCTCGCGGCACGGGACGCCCTGTCTCGGGACCTGATGGACTGGCTGGCGCAGCGGCCAGAGTGGCGCGCCATGGGCGGGCGCGACCACTTGCTCGTCTCCGGGAGGGGAACATGGGACTTCCTCCGCAGCCCGGACTCAACCGGCTGGGGTAACACTCTCATGACCTACGACCTGGCCATCCGCAACGCCACGTTCCTCAGCACCGATGCTAGCCCGCGGCACGGCAACGACTTCGCCGTGCCGTTCCCGTCGCACTTCCACCCCTCCTCCGACGCCGAGGTCACCGACTGGCAGGACCGCATGCGCCGGCTGGACCGCGCGTGGCTCTGGTGCTTCGCCGGCTGGCCCCGTGCCCATGGCGTCGGTATGGGGCCCGAGCGCGCCCAGATCATCGAGCAGTGCGGCAAGTCGAGCCGCTGCTCTCTGCTTGGCAAGTTGAACAACTACGTGCCCATGCGGCTGCTCGAGAGCGCCAAGTTCTGCATGCAGCCGCGCGGCGACGGATACACGCGCAAGTCCACCTTCGACTCCATCCTCGCCGGCTGCATCCCGGTTTTCTTCCACCCGGTGTCCGCCTACCTACAGTACACCTGGCACCTGCCCAGGGACTACCGGACCTACTCCGTCTTCATCCCTCACGGCGACGTCGTCGGCCGGAACTTCAGCATCGAGGAGGTGCTGCGTAGGATACCGTCGGAGAAGGTGGCGCAGATGCGGGAGCGGGTCATCCAGCTTATACCCACCGTGATGTACCGGCACCCGGCGGCCAAGGGGCTTACGTTCAAAGACGCGTTCGACGTCGCCCTTGACCGTGTCCTCCACCGGGTGGCCAAGCGCCGGCGTGCCGCGGCCGAGGGACGGGAGTACGTGGACAGCGTCGACGGACGTGATAGCTGGAAGTACGACCGGATGCTAGAAGATGGGCAGAACAAGATAGGTCCGCACGAGTTTGATCAATATCTAGTCATGCACGCAACCAAAGATTAA